A portion of the Salminus brasiliensis chromosome 11, fSalBra1.hap2, whole genome shotgun sequence genome contains these proteins:
- the plppr3a gene encoding phospholipid phosphatase-related protein type 3a, translated as MMSPKDKPKKLPKDRVHVFGLCATALVTDVIQLSTGYHTPFFLTVCKPNYTLPGVACDKNPYITQDICSGRDQYAILSARKTFPSQHATLSGFAAVYISMYFNSTISDSTKLLKPVLVFAFAIAAALASLTQITQYRSHPIDVYVGFVIGAGIAVYLALYAVGNFKVSDDSPPRTLKQQIRTQQKDALRALTQRGHDSVYQKTHTSESNDELAMAPSHVAGLNRKVRREKASMGSLKRASADVELLAPRSPMAKETMLTFSNTLPRASANALEEPAQRHMTFHAYLHAPVDPQRSKQLVSEWKQKSVEMQSLSLRDDDQQSGDMEEAEDEDETESREEPDMDTASTSLYPSMQASRGATAAPPGGTRVTMPQRPGAPQLVHIPEEASRPPPVSPKSATTRAKWLSMTEKGLPVPAATPEPPRLSNQPRMVQVVAMAKQQAGQVTSVSTPKSSETASSCGTSSTGSESPYYRDSSSIVTVDAHAPHHPVVRLSSTGGNTWDWRSSTNGSTEIHETSRTLPRQEYRPLKMDSDSSPGPLPPPHPDLLMDSHSHSHRKPSISAKDWEPGQPHPEPDHFFKNLQTDRRFKDGGL; from the exons GGGTGCATGTGTTCGGTCTGTGTGCCACTGCTCTGGTCACTGATGTTATTCAGCTCTCCACTGGGTACCACACCCCCTTCTTTCTGACCGTCTGTAAACCCAACTACACGCTGCCCGGCGTGGCCTGCGACAAAAACCCCTACATCACCCAGGACATCTGCTCTGGGAGAGACCAGTACGCCATACTGTCcgccag gAAAACCTTCCCCTCCCAACATGCAACGCTCTCTGGCTTCGCAGCTGTCTACATCTCT ATGTACTTTAACTCCACTATCTCAGACAGCACCAAGCTGCTGAAGCCTGTGCTGGTGTTTGCCTTCGCTATTGCCGCCGCTCTGGCCAGCCTGACCCAGATCACCCAGTACCGCAGCCACCCCATCGACGTCTACGTGGGCTTCGTCATCGGAGCTGGAATTGCTGTGTATCTG GCTCTTTATGCTGTTGGAAACTTCAAAGTGTCTGATGATTCTCCTCCTCGGACGCTGAAGCAGCAGATCCGCACACAGCAGAAGGATGCCCTGCGAGCTCTGACCCAGCGTGGACACGATTCCGTCTACCAGAAAACCCACACGTCCGAGAGCAACGACGAGCTGGCCATGGCCCCGTCCCACGTGGCCGGCCTGAACCGAAAGGTCCGGCGGGAGAAGGCATCTATGGGCAGTCTGAAGAGGGCGAGTGCAGATGTGGAGCTCCTCGCTCCTCGCAGCCCAATGGCCAAAGAAACCATGCTGACCTTCAGCAACACACTGCCCAGAGCCAGCGCCAATGCCCTGGAGGAACCCGCCCAGCGCCACATGACCTTCCAT GCCTACCTTCATGCTCCTGTGGATCCTCAGCGCTCCAAGCAGCTCGTATCTGAGTGGAAACAGAAGTCGGTAGAAATGCAGAGTCTAAGTCTGAGGGACGATGACCAGCAGAGCGGCGACATGGAGGAGGCAGAGGATGAAGATGAGACAGAGTCCAGGGAGGAGCCAGATATGGACACAGCGTCTACTTCCCTGTACCCATCTATGCAGGCCAGCAGGGGTGCAACAGCTGCACCACCAGGAGGCACTAGAGTGACAATGCCACAGAGGCCTGGTGCTCCACAGCTGGTTCACATCCCAGAGGAAGCCTCCAGACCtccaccagtgtctccaaaAAGTGCCACCACCAGGGCCAAGTGGCTGTCCATGACGGAGAAAGGGTTGCCAGTTCCAGCGGCCACTCCGGAGCCACCGAGGCTTTCCAACCAGCCACGGATGGTGCAGGTTGTCGCAATGGCGAAGCAGCAGGCTGGCCAGGTCACTTCGGTCAGCACGCCCAAGTCTTCTGAAACTGCCTCGTCCTGCGGCACATCCAGCACTGGCTCGGAGTCGCCGTACTACCGGGACAGCTCCAGCATCGTTACGGTAGATGCTCACGCACCTCACCACCCGGTGGTACGACTGTCTTCAACAGGTGGAAACACCTGGGACTGGAGGAGCAGCACCAATGGAAGCACTGAGATCCACGAGACCAGCCGTACGCTGCCCAGGCAAGAGTACCGGCCACTCAAAATGGATAGTGACTCCAGCCCAGGTCCACTTCCACCCCCACACCCGGACCTGCTGATGGAcagccacagccacagccaCCGCAAACCCTCAATCTCAGCCAAGGACTGGGAACCAGGACAGCCTCATCCAGAGCCGGACCACTTCTTCAAGAACTTACAGACGGACCGGCGGTTTAAGGATGGAGGCCTGTAG